A part of Geothrix oryzae genomic DNA contains:
- a CDS encoding ABC transporter substrate-binding protein, translated as MRKHLLALGATLALSPCLLAQKIGVINSMSGPEAPIGENITNGIKLAEEDLKKKGINLQLVWEDDTGKPQISMSAMEKLATRDNVVGVVGPYTSACSNAVAKLAEKYRVPLLIPAAAKEEITRQGLKHVFRMNAPADQYASSLIDAAVSLGKPKTIAFVYENTDFGTSTTKTAKDYVAKKGIQVVADEPYPKGAADYRSTLAKVKSKNPDLVFMVSYVADAILLMRQSKEVGLQPQAFLGAGAGFTTVEFAKERAISESVISCTQWTNDVNWPGAKEFGARYKAKFGKEPTYHAACAYASMVIMAETARNAGGDRAKTREGLKNGKWNGVMGEVKFADYDGFTNQNNHQMLVQQILSGSYETVLPSQFATKKAVYPFPKWK; from the coding sequence ATGCGAAAGCACCTCTTGGCCCTGGGCGCGACTCTCGCCCTCTCTCCCTGTCTCCTGGCGCAGAAGATCGGCGTCATCAATTCCATGAGCGGCCCCGAGGCGCCCATCGGAGAGAACATCACCAACGGCATCAAGCTCGCCGAGGAGGACCTCAAGAAGAAGGGCATCAACCTCCAGCTGGTGTGGGAGGACGACACGGGCAAGCCTCAGATCTCCATGAGCGCCATGGAGAAGCTGGCCACCCGGGACAATGTGGTGGGCGTGGTGGGCCCCTACACCTCGGCCTGCTCCAACGCCGTCGCCAAGCTGGCGGAGAAGTACCGGGTGCCGCTGCTCATCCCCGCCGCGGCCAAGGAGGAGATCACCCGCCAGGGGCTGAAGCATGTCTTCCGCATGAACGCCCCCGCGGATCAGTACGCGTCCAGCCTCATCGATGCCGCCGTGAGCCTCGGCAAGCCGAAGACCATCGCCTTCGTCTACGAGAACACGGACTTCGGGACCTCCACCACCAAGACCGCCAAGGACTATGTGGCCAAGAAGGGCATCCAGGTGGTGGCCGATGAGCCCTATCCCAAGGGCGCCGCGGACTACCGCTCGACCCTCGCGAAGGTGAAATCCAAGAATCCCGACCTGGTGTTCATGGTGTCCTATGTCGCCGACGCCATCCTCCTCATGCGGCAGTCCAAGGAAGTGGGCCTTCAGCCCCAGGCCTTCCTGGGCGCCGGTGCCGGATTCACCACCGTGGAGTTCGCGAAGGAGCGCGCGATCTCCGAGAGCGTCATCTCCTGCACCCAGTGGACCAACGATGTGAACTGGCCGGGTGCGAAGGAATTCGGGGCCCGCTACAAGGCCAAGTTTGGCAAGGAACCCACCTATCACGCGGCCTGCGCCTACGCTTCGATGGTGATCATGGCCGAGACCGCCCGGAATGCCGGCGGTGATCGCGCGAAGACCCGCGAGGGGCTGAAGAACGGCAAGTGGAATGGCGTGATGGGCGAGGTCAAGTTCGCCGATTACGACGGCTTCACGAACCAGAACAATCACCAGATGCTCGTGCAGCAGATCCTCTCCGGGAGCTACGAGACGGTGCTGCCTTCCCAGTTCGCCACGAAGAAGGCGGTCTACCCCTTCCCCAAGTGGAAGTAA
- a CDS encoding branched-chain amino acid ABC transporter permease: MAVFLQSLISGILIGGVYALIGIGLTLIFGVMRVVNFAHGDIMMVGMYLTYLLFTILGIDPFVSVLISFPLMFLFGGFLQKTFINRVLSAVAQNQILLTIGLGLVMSNTVMLIFTSDYKILTTSYSSSTIQVGGGVSISTPLLISFLITAAITAALGWFLLKTDTGQAIRATSQDRDAAQLMGINVKRMSIIAFGLGSALAGTAGALISPTYYIFPQVGGVFTLKAFVITVLGGMGSVVGATLGGVLIGITESMSAVYISSGWKDVVVFVLFLLVLLFKPSGLMGKSRT, translated from the coding sequence ATGGCCGTCTTTCTTCAATCCCTCATCAGCGGCATCCTGATCGGCGGGGTGTACGCGCTCATCGGCATCGGTCTCACGCTCATCTTCGGCGTGATGCGGGTCGTCAACTTCGCCCACGGCGACATCATGATGGTGGGGATGTACCTCACCTACCTGCTGTTCACGATCCTGGGCATCGATCCCTTCGTGTCCGTGCTCATCAGCTTCCCGCTGATGTTCCTCTTCGGGGGCTTCCTCCAGAAGACCTTCATCAACCGCGTGCTCAGCGCCGTCGCCCAGAACCAGATCCTCCTGACCATCGGTCTCGGGCTCGTCATGAGCAACACGGTGATGTTGATCTTCACCTCGGACTACAAGATCCTCACGACCTCCTATTCCTCCTCCACCATCCAGGTGGGCGGTGGGGTCTCGATCTCCACGCCGCTGCTGATCTCGTTCCTGATCACGGCTGCCATCACGGCGGCCCTGGGCTGGTTCCTGCTGAAGACGGACACGGGCCAGGCCATCCGGGCCACTTCCCAGGATCGGGATGCGGCGCAGCTGATGGGCATCAATGTGAAACGGATGTCCATCATCGCCTTCGGTCTCGGCTCCGCCCTGGCGGGCACGGCCGGCGCGCTCATCTCCCCGACCTATTACATCTTCCCCCAGGTGGGCGGGGTGTTCACGCTGAAGGCCTTCGTCATCACGGTGCTCGGTGGCATGGGCAGCGTGGTCGGAGCGACGCTGGGCGGCGTGCTGATCGGCATCACCGAATCCATGAGTGCGGTCTACATCTCCTCCGGCTGGAAGGATGTGGTGGTCTTCGTGCTCTTCCTGCTGGTGCTCCTCTTCAAGCCCTCGGGCCTGATGGGCAAGTCGCGGACCTGA